In the genome of Candoia aspera isolate rCanAsp1 chromosome 1, rCanAsp1.hap2, whole genome shotgun sequence, one region contains:
- the HDDC2 gene encoding 5'-deoxynucleotidase HDDC2 encodes MGNLLQFLKLVGQLKRVPRTGWVYRKVKNPESVSDHMYRMAIMAMVTEDKTLNKDKCIRLALVHDMAECIVGDIAPADNISKEEKHRQEEGAMKHLTRLLSEDLRKEIYELWEEYEYQSTAEAKFVKQLDQCEMIIQALEYEELEKRPGSLQDFYDSTAGKFSHPEIVQLVSSINTERNAKIAAESRDPPT; translated from the exons ATGGGGAATTTGCTGCAGTTTCTGAAGTTGGTGGGGCAGTTGAAG agagtaccaaggacagGCTGGGTATACAGAAAGGTAAAGAATCCAGAGAGTGTCTCAGATCACATGTACAGAATGGCAATTATGGCTATGGTCACTGAAGATAAAACACTTAATAAAGATAA ATGCATTCGGTTAGCTTTGGTTCATGATATGGCTGAATGCATAGTTGGTGACATTGCTCCTGCTGACAATATTTCCAAAGAAGAGAAACACCGGCAAGAAGAG ggaGCTATGAAACATTTGACCAGGTTGCTGTCAGAGGATCTGAGAAAAGAGATTTATGAACTATGGGAA GAATATGAATATCAGTCTACTGCAGAAGCAAAATTTGTAAAACAGCTGGACCAATGTGAGATGATTATTCAAGCCTTAGAGTATGAAGAATTAGAGAAAAGACCCGGGAGCCTACAAGACTTTTATGATTCTACTGCCG GAAAATTTAGTCACCCAGAAATAGTCCAGCTTGTGTCTTCcataaatacagaaagaaatgcaaaaatagcTGCAGAAAGCAGAGATCCTCCAACTTGA